A window of Salvia splendens isolate huo1 chromosome 8, SspV2, whole genome shotgun sequence genomic DNA:
TCTACTAGTGTCAATGCTACTGTCGATCCATCTGGCCCACGTTCTCAGCCCTCTGTCCAACGCCACTGACCGGTCCATATCTTGGTACATAGACCCTCCCGCCTCCATATAATCCCACCTATAAACACCGCCCAATGCTAATAAATCAACCAAATTTAACATAACTAATTATTAGGGATTAAAAAAAGGGAAATGCAGTGTACCCTTGGAGAGATCCTTTGTGAGTCCACCAATGGCCGGTGTTGAACGAGAGAATATCAATACCCGCCCACGCATTCGCGTTGCCTCTAATCTCGTCCAGCCTCAGCACCCTCTTCCCCTGCACCGAATCGATGTCCACCAGATACGGCGCCCTGTAAAACGACACCGACACGCCATATTCCTGATTTCGCATCTCCATCATTAATCCGCACCACACCAAAACTCACTCACAAGCTGGAATTCAATTAGCCTTACCACGAATTTAAAAATGGAGAGAGGATCCCCTCGCGTGATCTGCGTGGGCGACGACGCCGGCAACCCCGACGAAATCATGCAAATCAGCGACTGCCACTGGTTCCTCCCCAACGAATCCCCCACAAACATCACGCTCTTCCCCCTCAACCTCGTCAGAAACTCCACAGCATTGAACCTTATAAAAAACCAACTAAAATGTCAATCAATTGCATCCTTAGATTAGGTATTCAGATGAATTAGACATACCTGGGGATTTGGCAATTGAGGGGCTGCCATCGATACTTGAGGTAGTCGGAGTCGGGGCGGCCGTACATTTGGCAGTTGAATTCGGGGTCGATGATGGGGCAGGAGTATTGGTAGAGTGGATAGGAGTCGTCGCGGACCCAGGAGCCGGCGAAGAGGTCGCAGGAGCTGCCGTTGGCTTGGAGCATTGGGCGGCGGTGGTGCTCATTGTGGTTGCGGTGGTTGCGAAGAACAAGCACCACTGATGAAACTATAATGAGATTCGAATGCAATTGCAccaatataatgcataataaaGCGAAAAAGCGAGAGGAGGAGAGGGGAAGAAATGTGCTAGCCATGGAGGGAATACTAACTTGAGCTAAAGACTAAAGTCAGGaaaaggaagagagagagagagagaggggaatgTGTATGTTAATATATATTGTGTGCGTGTGGGCGAACAATGGCATATGAATATTGTGCGCGGTGGTTTGTTTTGTTGGTGTTGTGTGCTCTCTCACCATCTCCAAGAGAAGAAAGAATATAGAAAAGGtatacttagagcatccacagcggtgCTTACTGGGATGGACGGCGTCAGTGCCATTGGCGCGGCACCACTGTCGTCGCTGTTGCACTTCCACCGCTGGcatggcgctgctcgatgcatcgaccACGTCCGTGTCGCTGAGCAAGCTAtgtggcgcgtttctattggccaacggattatccgttggaaattcattttttttaaatcgaaaataatacaaaaaaaatatggccgttttattatcgtttttctgattttttttatttttttattcccaaatcatctataaatacacacattcatcatccatttttcacatcaaatcatctctcattcatattttttcatacaactcatctacatcttcctatctcactcaaaccctctcaaatggatttcaccgatatcatggcggaagcggagcgcgaagaacaaaaatactatgaacaatatcgtgccgcctatgaagcctatgtcgccgccactaccccccgcccctcctcctcgatcaactagatcaattcgtcgctacatccctcgtgaccgggagggagccaacgaaaggctcgttgccgactatttttccgaccagtcGCGGTTttcggaagattactttaggcgctgttttcgcatgtcaaaacgtttgtttatgcgtattgtcaacacattgtccgctcatgttgaatactttcaatcaagtagagacgcaaccggtcggcaaagtctctcggcgttgcagaagtgtacttgtgtcatccgacaacttgctactgagCAAACAGCTGACCTCTTAGACGAATATTTACATGTCGGGGAGTCAACTCGAATCCTatgccttaaaaatttttgcgacggcgttcgttctactttcggtgaggaattccttcgggcacccaccaccgatgattgtcaatggttgcttcgtcttcacgaaacagtcaacggttttcccggtatgcttggcagcattgactgcatgcattggaagtggaagaatttcCCGACTGCTTgaagggggcaacacttaagcggccacaaaggtggcggcccaacacttatccttgaagcggtcgccgactatcgcctatggatttggcatgcatatttcggtattgccggatccaacaacgacttgaacgtgctctatccttcaccactcttcaatgatattttgaatggtgtagcaccggcgatcgacttcaccgtcaacggaaatgcataccacatgggttactatatCGCctatggtatctacccaaggtggtcgactttcgtgaagacgttcaacaatccgcaagacccgagacgggttctttttgcgcaacgtcaagagtctgctcggaaagacgtcgaaagagcttttggggtgcttcaaggccgattcaacattgtaaAGGCTCCGTCTCGACTAtggtacgttaagaatatcgctgacatcatgtacacgtgtattatcttgcacaacatgattatagctgacgaaggaccgagggcggctaacttttacgacgaggatgaagtcggaagctcaaccgcgaggtctccctcacgccgaggtgtgcatacgacggtgggcgagaaaatcgaaacaagaaacacaatgcgcgatacccgaacccacactgagctacaagaagacctaatcaacacatttgggcgaaattcggccacgagtagtgggtttttaaattttatgaatttaattatgtaatttttaatttttaggattttaattatgtaatttttaatttttttttaatttataatagtattccgggtatttttaatgcattttaatattgtggaaatgtttttatttaaattgaataatagaatggtggacccttgagcatgtccatgccgaagagcatggatgtggatattgtgctcttgcctgagagtagagagtaaaaaagtaataaaagtgggttcgggcccacatccgtacATTTTGGATAAggcacggatggggatgctcttacaGTTACCTTCTTAAAATGtgaaatatattcttttaaaaaGCAACCTACTGCAGAAGGAAAAAATATATAGGaatgtaaattatttttaaaaaataaaataatagtacaaaatgcattaaaaatataaattataatatctTTTCAAATATCTTTCTAaagatttttcatgaaaaaaggcAAATATGGTACTTATAAGATTTTACTTCTCTATTAATAGAGAGGTAAAGATACattttcaaaatgaaaaaaatgtataataccttcttAAATACATCACCCATTGAAGaatgattttttataaaaaaaacaagtatATATGGTATTATCTCTCCATTTACATCTCCCCTTGAGATGGTCTTAAAatattctctttttctttttatcgaGACTTTTGTTTGTAGTGTTGTGTGCATGTGAAGGTGGCTGCCATTGGTTCACGTGTCTCTCAATCTAATCCCATTTCCCGCTTTTTGTGTATAGGGTTTTGGATCCCATTTTAAAGGGTTTCTTTATTTCACCGTCGGAATTCGATTCTTCAAATTgtccaaaattttaaaatctgaATTATGAAATTCAATTCGATCCAAAAGATTTGAATCataaaaaaacttaaaattcgatacaaaaaatctaaaaattgaaaatccaatactaaaatctgaaaatttaaTATCAAACATAGAATTGTTCAATATAGGTTTATATTcgataattttataattatatttttattatatacctatataacataaatatatttcGGATTTCAAGATTCTGATCAGTtcggattttaaaaaatctaaTAAAATCCAGAACTAccgaaatttttaaaaaatccaaaccaaaaattcaaaatattcaatctgtattttaaatttgattttatttgattcGGATCGATTTTTGGATTACGGAATATTTGCCTATATCTGTCACATTCCCACGCTTTCTGCGTAAAGGGGTTAAGAGTTTTGGACCCAGTTTCGCAAGGTTTCttagagcatctgtaacgcaAGGGGTCGGGCTgcatctcgcgagtcccggcccgtcccgagcgttgcacggaggagagtcacggcccagggccgtcccggggccgcgttcccggccggTCGCGCGTCCCGCGTCGCGGCCTGGGacggcgttgcacggtgactggccgcaactgtagagttccggcccagcgttacatgcttctcgggccgggccgcaaccaattttttttttttaaattcgaaatttttttctataaatactactccattttcatacacattcaacttcatattcaacttcaaatctcttcctagaattcgaaaaaatgcctccACGTCAAAAAATATTCGAAGATCAAAGTCTCGGTCGTTAGCAGAGGCGctaccggcaatccaagaagaaatcaacaacgaagttgaacgctaccaagctgttattcaagcttggaacgaacaacaaacccgggtaccacgtacccggatgtatattcaccgagaccgtgaacaagctgccttgcggcttttcacggattatttctctagagatccgcgatggagtgatcagatgttccgtcgccggttccggatgcggagcgttgttcctacgcattgtcaacgcagttgtagctcgtgacccgtatttctgccaaactaccgatgctgtgggccgggaaagtatatcgacgttgcagaaatgcacgtctgccattcgtcaactcgcttacagaactacatcagatatgttcgatgagtatctccatgtaagcgagcctaCTGGCCGGGAGTCCCTCGCtagattctgtcgggcagtcgtcgaagcattcaaggatacgtacttgcgaaagcca
This region includes:
- the LOC121743918 gene encoding protein PMR5-like, with protein sequence MASTFLPLSSSRFFALLCIILVQLHSNLIIVSSVVLVLRNHRNHNEHHRRPMLQANGSSCDLFAGSWVRDDSYPLYQYSCPIIDPEFNCQMYGRPDSDYLKYRWQPLNCQIPRFNAVEFLTRLRGKSVMFVGDSLGRNQWQSLICMISSGLPASSPTQITRGDPLSIFKFVEYGVSVSFYRAPYLVDIDSVQGKRVLRLDEIRGNANAWAGIDILSFNTGHWWTHKGSLQGWDYMEAGGSMYQDMDRSVALDRGLRTWARWIDSSIDTSRTRVFFQGISPTHYNPSEWSAGAITTAKSCYGETMPMVGTSGYPGIYPDQMKVVQAVLSSMNKPPFLLDITMLSAMRKDAHPSIYSGDLTPGQRANPDHSADCSHWCLPGLPDTWNQLFYTALFY